The Lacipirellula parvula genome window below encodes:
- a CDS encoding S1/P1 nuclease, protein MRNLLTLAILLLSTANAAAWNALGHKVIADIAWQQLNEQSRAEIVRTLRRHPRFDDDFAKQMPSDVDENRWIFQQAAVWPDIARGKAGFDMPTWHYVNIAIGRERGFNFVSKPVGKAEEWNIIQAIAYCRKVIASDATPSQKALAYSWLFHLVGDLHQPMHSTALFSERFPDGDRGGNSIPLVQGDNLHSLWDNLLGRQHRANDLKREIAELKARPELWKVEPGDAGLWLQESHKLAKEFAYCPEILEATRQPGELAKIRLPASYLKASGEHARYRVVAAGLRLGMLLGGSAEPVEAEAEPVREFDFAAAAKPTPRPMSLTPSTPATSSLAHWLNTNGNVRHNSGCRWYHNTKSGRACSASEGKACGQCGG, encoded by the coding sequence ATGCGTAACCTCCTCACACTTGCCATTCTGCTCCTATCAACCGCCAACGCTGCGGCCTGGAACGCACTTGGCCACAAAGTGATTGCTGACATTGCTTGGCAGCAGTTGAATGAGCAATCACGCGCTGAAATAGTAAGAACGCTCCGGCGCCACCCGCGGTTTGATGATGATTTCGCCAAGCAGATGCCCTCTGATGTCGACGAGAATCGCTGGATATTCCAGCAGGCTGCTGTATGGCCTGATATTGCGAGGGGCAAGGCCGGCTTTGATATGCCAACTTGGCACTACGTCAATATCGCCATTGGACGTGAGAGAGGCTTCAATTTCGTTTCGAAGCCTGTCGGCAAAGCCGAAGAGTGGAACATCATTCAAGCCATCGCGTACTGCCGCAAGGTAATCGCGAGCGATGCAACGCCAAGCCAGAAGGCGCTGGCCTACAGTTGGCTGTTTCACTTGGTTGGCGACTTGCATCAGCCGATGCACTCAACTGCGCTCTTCTCGGAGCGGTTTCCCGATGGCGACCGCGGCGGCAACTCGATACCGCTAGTACAGGGCGACAACTTACATTCGCTCTGGGATAACTTGCTGGGGCGACAGCATCGCGCCAACGACTTAAAGCGGGAGATTGCCGAACTCAAGGCGCGCCCTGAGTTATGGAAGGTTGAGCCGGGCGACGCTGGATTGTGGCTACAGGAAAGCCACAAGCTCGCGAAAGAATTCGCTTACTGTCCTGAGATACTTGAAGCAACTCGACAGCCGGGCGAGTTGGCCAAGATTCGGCTGCCGGCGTCCTATCTTAAGGCAAGCGGCGAGCATGCGCGCTACCGCGTGGTTGCGGCGGGGTTAAGGCTTGGCATGTTGCTAGGTGGCAGTGCAGAGCCAGTTGAGGCTGAAGCGGAACCAGTCCGAGAATTCGACTTCGCGGCGGCAGCGAAGCCGACGCCACGGCCAATGTCACTGACACCATCGACGCCTGCCACTTCATCACTGGCGCATTGGCTTAACACCAACGGCAACGTGCGTCACAATTCCGGTTGCCGATGGTATCACAACACGAAGAGTGGCCGGGCTTGCTCGGCGAGCGAAGGGAAAGCTTGTGGGCAGTGCGGCGGCTGA
- a CDS encoding SOS response-associated peptidase, which yields MQQLFNLLDGSIRSNLRQIALSSIPGGGFYPLKQVPVIRLGDDGERGLDVCEWGFLPTWWKPSDKQPKRAAFQRQCFNARSETVDTKPTYRSAFKTRRCLLPAEKFEEKKHYFSFADQRPFAFAGLWETWHGDDGEIYTCTLLTTEPNEEVRSVGHHRMPVILQTEAEYARWLNPEIKERGPLDELMRPLADGSLEVEPIGTLF from the coding sequence TTGCAGCAGCTGTTCAATCTGTTGGACGGTAGCATCCGCTCGAACCTGCGCCAGATCGCCCTTAGCAGCATCCCCGGCGGCGGGTTCTACCCCCTCAAGCAGGTCCCGGTCATCCGCCTCGGCGACGACGGCGAGCGGGGTCTCGACGTCTGCGAGTGGGGGTTCTTGCCGACGTGGTGGAAGCCCTCAGACAAGCAGCCCAAGCGTGCGGCGTTCCAACGCCAATGCTTCAACGCTCGCAGTGAGACGGTCGACACGAAGCCAACGTACCGCTCTGCGTTCAAGACTCGCCGCTGCCTACTGCCGGCTGAGAAGTTCGAAGAGAAGAAACACTACTTCAGCTTCGCAGACCAGCGGCCATTCGCCTTCGCCGGCCTTTGGGAGACGTGGCACGGCGACGACGGCGAGATCTACACCTGCACGCTGCTAACCACGGAGCCGAACGAAGAGGTTCGCAGCGTCGGTCACCACCGCATGCCGGTCATCCTGCAGACCGAAGCCGAGTACGCTCGCTGGCTCAATCCGGAGATCAAAGAGCGCGGGCCGCTCGATGAGTTGATGCGGCCGTTGGCGGACGGGTCGCTCGAGGTCGAGCCGATCGGAACGCTGTTCTAG
- the hisN gene encoding histidinol-phosphatase has protein sequence MTHSNADPEVQSRLKLAVSAARAAGAITLNWFRQSTLDVERKGDGSPVTAADRASETLLREQISAQFPDDAILGEEFGEKPGTSPYRWVLDPIDGTKSFIAGVPLYTTLVAVMKDDQPLIGVIYSPATEEIVYAATGGQTWFAIGDGEPVEARVSSTERLAEATFVTTEVGKYSRLGKQTVRDVYSQLEKSCRLSRTWGDAYGFMLVATGRADVMVDLFISLWDAAALKPVIDGAGGHYSDWRGEPSVHTGNAVATNRHLAGTVLGLTREA, from the coding sequence ATGACGCACTCAAACGCCGATCCTGAAGTTCAATCCCGCCTCAAGTTGGCGGTCTCCGCCGCCCGCGCCGCCGGCGCCATCACGCTCAACTGGTTCCGCCAGTCGACGCTCGACGTCGAACGCAAAGGCGACGGCTCGCCCGTCACTGCGGCCGACCGCGCGTCGGAGACGCTCCTGCGCGAGCAGATCTCCGCACAGTTCCCCGACGATGCGATCCTGGGCGAAGAATTCGGCGAGAAGCCGGGCACCTCGCCGTACCGCTGGGTGCTCGACCCGATCGACGGCACAAAGAGTTTTATTGCCGGCGTGCCGCTCTACACGACGCTGGTTGCGGTGATGAAGGACGATCAACCGCTCATTGGCGTTATCTACTCGCCGGCGACTGAAGAAATCGTCTACGCCGCGACGGGCGGGCAAACTTGGTTCGCCATCGGCGACGGAGAACCGGTCGAAGCTCGCGTCTCGTCGACCGAGCGTTTGGCCGAAGCGACCTTCGTCACCACTGAAGTCGGCAAGTACAGCCGCCTCGGCAAGCAAACGGTGCGCGACGTTTACTCGCAACTCGAAAAGTCGTGCCGCCTGTCGCGCACGTGGGGCGATGCGTACGGGTTCATGCTCGTCGCCACCGGCCGGGCCGACGTGATGGTCGACCTCTTCATTAGCTTGTGGGATGCGGCGGCGCTGAAGCCAGTGATCGACGGCGCCGGCGGGCACTATTCCGATTGGCGCGGCGAGCCTTCGGTACACACCGGCAACGCGGTGGCGACCAATCGGCATTTGGCTGGCACGGTGCTAGGGTTGACGCGCGAGGCGTAA
- a CDS encoding phosphatidate cytidylyltransferase, translating into MSVNDRLFDPSHAFDHPATVALVAVIVIGLIAASILIRVRKRQGRLSDDTYRELIARTRSWYILAAAMVVPILLGAAWVYGFFLLLSLFCFREFARATQLDESRIECASVVLGILVTYFALVDHWMGLFTASWAFGIGLVVVGSLLPDNPQGYIRRTAVAIVGFALFGISLGHLAYIANDPLFRPILLWLLICTELNDVFAYLCGKKFGRRKLLPNTSPNKTIAGAVGAVLLTTLLAALLGAWVFRGTTVNYWPHLVMLGLMISILGQCGDLVISSIKRDLGVKDMSTLIPGHGGLLDRFDSLLIVAPGVFHYLNYVKSTGVGWDQPERIITGM; encoded by the coding sequence ATGAGCGTCAACGACCGCCTGTTCGATCCGTCGCATGCCTTCGATCACCCCGCCACCGTCGCATTGGTGGCCGTGATCGTCATCGGTTTGATCGCCGCGTCGATTTTGATTCGCGTTCGCAAACGGCAGGGACGGCTCAGCGACGACACCTACCGCGAGCTGATCGCGCGGACACGATCGTGGTACATCCTCGCCGCGGCGATGGTCGTGCCGATCCTGCTTGGCGCCGCGTGGGTCTACGGCTTCTTTCTGCTGCTGAGCCTGTTCTGCTTCCGCGAATTCGCCCGCGCGACGCAGCTCGACGAATCTCGTATTGAGTGTGCGTCGGTCGTTCTCGGCATCCTGGTGACGTACTTCGCCCTCGTCGATCATTGGATGGGGCTGTTCACCGCGTCGTGGGCGTTTGGCATCGGGCTTGTCGTCGTCGGCAGCTTGCTTCCCGACAATCCGCAGGGATACATCCGCCGCACGGCAGTCGCGATCGTGGGGTTCGCCCTGTTCGGCATCAGCCTGGGGCATCTCGCGTACATCGCGAACGATCCGCTCTTCCGGCCGATCTTGCTGTGGCTGCTGATTTGCACCGAACTCAATGATGTGTTCGCGTATCTGTGCGGCAAGAAGTTCGGCCGCCGCAAACTGCTACCGAACACGAGCCCCAACAAAACGATCGCCGGCGCTGTGGGGGCGGTGCTGCTGACGACGCTGCTCGCGGCACTGCTCGGAGCTTGGGTCTTCCGCGGCACGACGGTGAACTACTGGCCGCATCTTGTGATGCTCGGGCTGATGATCAGCATCCTCGGCCAGTGCGGCGACCTAGTGATCTCGTCGATCAAACGCGACTTGGGCGTGAAAGATATGTCGACGCTCATCCCTGGCCATGGCGGACTGCTCGATCGCTTCGACAGCCTGCTGATCGTGGCGCCGGGGGTGTTCCACTACCTCAACTATGTGAAGTCGACTGGCGTCGGGTGGGATCAGCCTGAAAGAATCATCACCGGCATGTGA